The Vitis vinifera cultivar Pinot Noir 40024 chromosome 18, ASM3070453v1 region CTTTTTCTTCTACTTGAATTCCTTTGGCCCGTATTATCAATTTCTGTTGCTTGTCACTTTAAAACAAGCATTCATTTcattaattctttatttatttataaccactccttataaataataaaaataatttgaaaagcaCAAATACATTAAAAGCCCACCTGACAAATGACCACATTCTTGTTGAACCAATCAATCCATCAAAATGtattaatcaaatatcacttttctctaattttttgctttgtttttcaataataatgtataaaatttcaagtattagtATGATTACTTATTatgttaaaatgaaaaattagataaattaaaCACAAAAACGCaaataagagaaaagaaaattttcaacttaaTGACGTTCGGGGTTGAGGAACAAACTCACATTCTTTTATTCTATACAAATACATCTCTAAATCTCGATATTAAAagtgtatttgatagtgattttatgaagtgtttatactatttctaatatttaaaagataaaaattttcaagtattagaataattaaaaatgtttcccaAGATTCCCATCAAATGAACtctaattattttaatgatgctttaaaaatgtttacagtaaaaaaatcaattatccaACAAGTTTGATTGTTCTATGGAAATAGccgtaaaaaaatataattttgttaatCGATAATTACTTAGTAGTGATATGGTTTTCACAGGTGATGCTATGAtagttatattaaaatttaaagaaataatttaatgatgttAGACATTTATCTATGCAAGAATAAATTCcctttaattttgaaattattttttaaaaaataactttaatatttaaagaaagTTAACTTTTTATTAGGATATAGAAAGtatcttaaatttgaaaataattttacaaattgttttatttggaaaaatatgTCTTAAAGCCGTAGATATGAAAAACATGAAAGTTGAAATTTGAGATTGGAAACTCGATCAGACTGTCAAAAGTTAAATAGTGCATCATTTCACTGTGACCGCCAGGGAGGGGGTCCACCAAGAATTCCAACTTGTTTTTCTGATAGGATCTCGATAGAGATGAAAAGGGGTTGAGATTTCCATTCCCAATCATTTCCCATGCCTTGCAATGCTAACTGTACGTTGAATCTTTCCATTATACAGGGCCTTGGACCCCGAGTTGGTTGCGATcccctttccctttccctttcctCACTAGTCAAAAATAGCAGCAACAGTGAATCTTTATGACAGGTAAGGTCGAATTGGGAGATGGGTTGCTCGTAACGAACAAAATCAAACAAGGGTATCTATTAAATTATTGCCCAAGCTAAATTTTCAGTGTCTGGGTTGACTGTCAAGTTAGGTCTAGTTTTGAAGATTAGTTGGGATGATCCTCTGGTTTAGCCGGCAAATGGATGGTTAGTTTAAATGGTATCCTATGATCATCAAGTCTCCCCTTTATTACAAGCCTGCCATTAATAAATCACTTCCATAAAAATAGCACTGGTGTTAACAAAGCCAACAAAGTCAGTCAACATCAAATGATAAAGAGATTGGTATATGAATTTAGAAGTCCCACCAATGAATGATAATGATAGGGGAGCCATAACAATTAGAATAATACTGCAAATGCCATTGCCTAATTCCATATTTCCCCATATAGTAATTACAAGAGTCGGTCACTATGATAAACACTGTCCACTGCAAACAAATACAAGATACAGATTATAGACATCTCATTTTActattttaacatatttatacAAAACTTCTTTCTCCGTGATGTCTTTAAAGAGAAGGGCTTCAAAAAGCAGCACATGAATCAGGGATCCAAGTAAATGATTTCTGCTCGAACTGAAGCCCGTCGGAAGCGCAGCAAGTCCTTTATCAACTCCCATGCTCCGTCCCCAGAAGCAGGTTTAACAGTCATCTTCTCAAGCACAGGTGAGTATGCAAGCAGAAAGTTGATGAAATCCAATTGGGGTCCAACACCTGAGATGCCAGTTAATTTCACAACCCGCAGGTGGGCAAAGGAGTAATTCCAGTGTTCTTTTTTCCAAAGGGTTGTGGATGTTTCCAGAAGAGTTTGTTCCTCTGGCCGAGCCTATAACATAGTTCAAGAAACAAGATCATTACAGTTCCCAAAATTAACTTCTAAAACTTGAATTGAAATGTCCaatcattttctaatttggAGCAACATATAGTTGAAGAATCACAATGTCAATTTCCCATGAAATTCAAGTAATACTTGAGAGGAAGATACTCACCAACATTTCTAGTTCTTGTAGATTAGGGGAACTTCTTAGGAGGCAAAGAGCAGTTAAATTCTCCTCCACAGAACTGAAGTTTATGCGTATGGAAAGATGAGTCAGATCAATACATGGAGCAGGCAGCTTCCCTGGCACATTGCCAGCAGCTAAATACTGGAAACAAAGAGAAGTTACAGAACAAGTGTAACATAACATAAAAGCATACTAAGAATGAACACAGGCAGGCTGTCTATGGACATCCCTTGGAAATTGAATCAATTCATTGGGTTACATGGCATTTCAAACAAGTTAGTTGCATAACATAGAAAGGATGCTGCAGGCACCAAAAATATTATAGACATAAGGACATTAAATGAATTCTTTGATGTGTCTCTACATAAACAAGGTTAGAAAACAAcatatatattcatttaaattcCAGAGATGGCCTCATTTCAAATCTCTCATGGGACCCAATGGGACCTTTCAATTTCCATGGGACATGCGAATATGCCCATAAGTAATATTAGTAGAATCTTTACCTTTAGAAAATAACTCTGTATCTCAAGCCTCTGGATACGGGGGAGATGGGCAAAAAACTTGACCAAATTTCTAGAATTTCCATCAgccaaatttttatcatttgttATATCCACATACAAGCCAATGGAAACTGTAGCTAAAAGGAAGGTATTCTTGAAATTAACATCATAAAACACACCTCCAGTGTCAAAGAATTGGAGATTTGGAGCATGAATATTAAGGTGGGTGAAACCATCAAAGTTCATCAATGTAAACTTCTCAAGCAGAGGGCAGCTAGAAATCAGATTTTCAAATGCATCTTGGGCCATGATAATATGCTGAAGATCAAGGCTCTTCAAGCTCATGAATCCTTTGAACGTTGGAGGAGGCTTTAGCAAAGAATTAAATAGCTCTAAATGAATCAAACTTTGGCAATTGTATAAGCAAGAAGGTAGCTTGTAGTGTTGACCCTTCCATATTTCAAGTATGAATTCTCTGATAGGGGTTCTTGATAAATATAGAATCCACCGATCAATGTCACTACCACCTAAGAAATCTCGGTGAGACAACCTGAACTTGTGTATTGGGCCAGTGTGAAGCAAGAGGACATGATCAATAATGTTCACAAGCTTATTCTTGACAAGCGTTTGATCTTGGGAAGAAATTGAAACACACTGATTATCAAACACGAGATATGGAAGGGTAACCCATTTGAACCTCCACTTGCTTGACAAGACACTCATCCTCACAGCATCCCTAATTGACAACAGTGACAAAATTTTATCTATAATATGTCCTGGCAAGTTGCTGATCTTATCCAGCTCCATATCCATTGCAAGGGACCTGGACAGTTTTCTTTCTGAAACAGGGAACAAACCAAATTCATTTATCAACAATAAGGGAACCTTTATGAACGTGCAGCACAGATAGAGGCATGTTGAGCAGAAATacaagatttttgttttaaatatcttttaagaaagtttgttaattcaaccaaccaaattATCTTTTACAATTTTAGTTCATCACAAGGGTCACGGCACAATGAAGTAGATAGATAGCAAAATGGTACATAAGGAATTGACTTGATTCTGATggttgaataaaaagaaaaaagaaaaaatacagAAAAACTAGTGCCCTGCAATGGACCTTATCAAACTACAGTTACTAAACAAGGATTTCATTTGTCCATTAAAAGCATTAGTGTTTCCTTTAGCTTTAGTCACTGAAATGCTACCCAGATGAGCAGGAAAGCATCAAAGGCAATAAGCCTTTGCATTTATCACATGAAAAAGGAAATGTGCATCTTGTTGCAGTTGTGACTGAACATAGTTATGTGGTGTCAGTCCTAATATTAGTTGTAATGGCTACTTCCTTCCATTAGCAAAATTAGGTGGTATATATTCAAGGGTGTTAGGATTCAAACTACAAACAGAAGTACTGTCATCCAAAAATTGCTAAATAATGGTGCATGCAAAAAACAAGTCACCGAAGGAATTCAAGAATGGAAGCTGTTAAACAAAAAGAATGGCATCTGACCAACATTTTTGTGCTCGGATCTTGGGAAGTGTAGGGTAGAGGAAAAAACAGGAAGAAATATGAAATTCTTGTCTGACTTACCATGGAAAAATACTAAGGCAATTAAAATATCacaaaaattacttaaaaaagcTTTATAGATTTTCATAGTTTTCATTTctaaaggctatgtttggtttttggaaagtttgaaggaaagaacatagagaaaaaaaataggaggaaaaaaaatgaaaacattataaaaattttcttttgcttcATTGTTTATGAAAAAGTGGCAGGAGAGAAAATTAACTTGTTCATGAATATGGTTTCCTCAAACTTCCCCACTTCCTTTTtttcctgaaaaaaaaaaaagaaaagaaaatggagaagaaattcttttaacattttctcctttcttttccattgtatctttttcttcacattttcccATGATATCCAACAtaggaaaatcattttccttaaacatctttttctctttcttcgcACTTCCTAGTTATCAAACATAGTAAAGGGAAAGTCAAATTGGAAAAGGATCAGAGAACAATTACTGAGTTCATTCAAACTTATGTTCTGTTTCCATAAAACTTTTCCTTCCCCTCCTCACATTCCTCATACAATCACACTTTCATCGTGTCCCTCACACAATCAAATTTCCATGATTCAAACAAAGCATTAAAAACGAAAAAAAGGAAGGGGAACAATCCATGAGCTCAATGTTTAAAAACAACAACCATTATGTGAAATCGTAGTGCTTCAGTGGCTGGCTTTCCTTCATAGACAAATTGTCCCTCgatttctcttaaattttccaagaaccaaatatagcctaaaGGCTTTCTAGGAATCAAATGGATTATTTATGGAGTTCCATCATCATCCTAAGCAGACATGCATAAAAAACCTTGTAGTATTGctatattcactattttcttgGTTTACATTTGTAGCCTTATTTAATGACTTTCTGAAACCAAGATAGGATTCTAATGAACCCACCACTATTTTGACTCTTTTCCAAAAACTCTCAATATCtcccaataaataaaaattaaaataaaactataaatcttaaaaaaaaagaaaagaaagaaaagttcatAAATGCTGGTAAGATAAAGCAACTTCTAATTTGACTCCACGTATCCTAAATGTAGAAATATACCTACTCTACAAAATTACCTATATACCCCTTGTTCCCATCAGCAGGGAGAACAAGAGGAACAGAAGAACTAAAAGGAATTGCCAGCTGATTATATGATTTAAAGGGGTCGGTTCTTTGTTTCTTGTCTGCATTTCAACTTCTAGGAATGGTACTCAAAATGGGTATTTCACGAGAACAAGGTTTTCCAAAATGAGCAAATCAAAGTTCAATCGTCGTCCACAAAATAGAATATTCACCAAATGCATCATTGAAAACCTAATTTCTTTGACTAATGCAGATACAATTTCATTTGGATGTAAAGATCATCTCCATGATGCAAAACACTTATATCAAAAGGATGAATCGCAGCAAATGTCGTAGGAGAAAAGCAACAGAATACGCCGTACAGAAAAGGGCGGAAATTTTACCTTCTAGGCAGTACACTTTGTGCCTTGTCTCCCGAAGACAATGATGATACCAGCAAAAGCGATCTTCAATTATTTCTACCGCCAATAAACTGTTTGAAAACTTGGCAACGATAGGTCATGAACCAGATCAttgcttaataaaaaataataataataaaaccccctttttttttttaattttgaaaacatataaACGGAGCTATGGAAGTAATTATACGTACAGCATAGAAGAATCGGGTTTGATGGGGTTCTGGGGAAGGAAAAATGTCTCAATCCCATCACTGGCAGGGTAAGCGGAGAGCAATGGCGACGGCCTTTGAAGATTTTAGGAATTTGGATGGTGAGAAGTAGGGTAGAAAGGACGGTGGGTGGggccaaaattgaaaattgccTCTTTTCAAGTACCATGAATAGAGGGTTTTTGAACGGATCgtgtcattttttaaaataccgtttttccaaaagaaaattCTACGGTCACCAAGAGAGGcgttacaaaaaaatataactttttggTATCTCCCTTGCTATcacatttgataaatattaaataaagaatatttaattaatttttatcataaatgattgttttatttatcaaggtataaaattattataaaattttcttttaaaatactaATCAAACAATTAAGAAAAAGCTATTATATATTTGAAATGTATGTAATAAAAATACAAACCGTGTGAGGTCTattattacatatttttcatttattattattattataatatttattttatctttattttttttttccttttttactttctttttctttctctttttccatGTTTCCTCATGTCCTCCCTTAtcttttctcttcattttctttcttttttcttccttttttgtttcttcatttcCCCACCACATCTCACCTAATCCACcctgctttttcttttttcctttctttttctttattgattcctttgctttcccattttctt contains the following coding sequences:
- the LOC100260820 gene encoding F-box/FBD/LRR-repeat protein At1g13570 isoform X1, giving the protein MLLLAVEIIEDRFCWYHHCLRETRHKVYCLEERKLSRSLAMDMELDKISNLPGHIIDKILSLLSIRDAVRMSVLSSKWRFKWVTLPYLVFDNQCVSISSQDQTLVKNKLVNIIDHVLLLHTGPIHKFRLSHRDFLGGSDIDRWILYLSRTPIREFILEIWKGQHYKLPSCLYNCQSLIHLELFNSLLKPPPTFKGFMSLKSLDLQHIIMAQDAFENLISSCPLLEKFTLMNFDGFTHLNIHAPNLQFFDTGGVFYDVNFKNTFLLATVSIGLYVDITNDKNLADGNSRNLVKFFAHLPRIQRLEIQSYFLKYLAAGNVPGKLPAPCIDLTHLSIRINFSSVEENLTALCLLRSSPNLQELEMLARPEEQTLLETSTTLWKKEHWNYSFAHLRVVKLTGISGVGPQLDFINFLLAYSPVLEKMTVKPASGDGAWELIKDLLRFRRASVRAEIIYLDP
- the LOC100260820 gene encoding F-box/FBD/LRR-repeat protein At1g13570 isoform X2 produces the protein MDMELDKISNLPGHIIDKILSLLSIRDAVRMSVLSSKWRFKWVTLPYLVFDNQCVSISSQDQTLVKNKLVNIIDHVLLLHTGPIHKFRLSHRDFLGGSDIDRWILYLSRTPIREFILEIWKGQHYKLPSCLYNCQSLIHLELFNSLLKPPPTFKGFMSLKSLDLQHIIMAQDAFENLISSCPLLEKFTLMNFDGFTHLNIHAPNLQFFDTGGVFYDVNFKNTFLLATVSIGLYVDITNDKNLADGNSRNLVKFFAHLPRIQRLEIQSYFLKYLAAGNVPGKLPAPCIDLTHLSIRINFSSVEENLTALCLLRSSPNLQELEMLARPEEQTLLETSTTLWKKEHWNYSFAHLRVVKLTGISGVGPQLDFINFLLAYSPVLEKMTVKPASGDGAWELIKDLLRFRRASVRAEIIYLDP